One Curtobacterium sp. MCLR17_007 DNA window includes the following coding sequences:
- a CDS encoding NADP-dependent oxidoreductase, with protein MQAVQFHEVGGPEVLHLVDIDRPTPGTGQVRIRVAASAHNAADGGMRGGFLPIPVQLPHVPGYDVSGTVDALGDGVDGLSIGDAVIGFLPMELDGGAAEYVVAPAASLVPAPTSIPLTDAAALPSVALTAWQALFDDGHLAAGQRVLVVGAGGVVGGYAIQLAKRAGVTVVATASPRSVAAVRAAGADQVIDHTTTEPLDALDGQVDVLLNLAPIDPEQFAADVAAVRDGGTVVSTTAFMATPGDEERGVAATTVFVRPDRERLAELVSLVDAGQLTVQVDRRIPLAELPALHAEAEAGQVAGKVIVLP; from the coding sequence ATGCAGGCAGTGCAGTTCCACGAAGTCGGCGGACCCGAGGTCCTCCACCTGGTCGACATCGACCGGCCCACCCCCGGCACCGGCCAGGTGCGCATCCGTGTCGCCGCGTCGGCCCACAACGCCGCGGACGGCGGCATGCGCGGCGGGTTCCTGCCGATCCCCGTCCAGCTCCCGCACGTCCCCGGGTACGACGTGTCCGGCACGGTGGACGCGCTCGGCGACGGGGTCGACGGACTGTCGATCGGCGACGCGGTGATCGGCTTCCTGCCGATGGAGCTCGACGGCGGCGCAGCCGAGTACGTCGTCGCCCCCGCCGCGTCGCTCGTCCCCGCGCCGACGAGCATCCCCCTGACGGACGCCGCGGCCCTGCCCTCGGTGGCGCTCACCGCGTGGCAGGCACTGTTCGACGACGGGCACCTCGCGGCGGGTCAGCGCGTGCTGGTCGTCGGGGCCGGCGGGGTCGTCGGCGGGTACGCGATCCAGCTCGCCAAGCGCGCCGGGGTCACCGTCGTCGCGACGGCCAGCCCCCGCAGCGTCGCTGCCGTCCGTGCCGCCGGCGCCGACCAGGTGATCGACCACACCACGACCGAACCGCTCGACGCCCTCGACGGTCAGGTCGACGTGCTGCTCAACCTCGCGCCGATCGACCCCGAGCAGTTCGCTGCCGACGTGGCCGCCGTCCGCGACGGTGGCACGGTCGTCAGCACGACCGCGTTCATGGCCACACCCGGTGACGAGGAGCGCGGCGTCGCGGCGACGACGGTGTTCGTCCGGCCGGACCGCGAGCGGCTGGCGGAACTGGTGTCCCTCGTCGACGCCGGGCAGCTGACCGTCCAGGTCGACCGGCGCATCCCACTGGCCGAGCTGCCGGCGCTGCACGCCGAAGCCGAGGCCGGCCAGGTCGCCGGCAAGGTCATCGTGCTGCCCTGA
- the serS gene encoding serine--tRNA ligase yields MIDPQLLRDDPDVIKASQAARGASVEVVDRAVAADAARRSAISSFEALRAEQNAFGKTVAKAPKDEKAALVQQAQALAAQVKDAQATVSAAEDTFNQVVRAIPNTVLPGVPAGGEDDFVTLKTVGTKPSFDFAPRDHADLGELLDIIDIPRGVKVSGSRFYFLKGLGARLEIALMSLGLDRAVQHGFTPLITPTLVRPETMAGTGFLGEHAAEVYRLEADDLYLTGTSEVALAGYHADEILSFPADDPALRYAGWSTCYRREAGSAGKDNRGILRVHQFNKLEMFSYVHPDLADAEHQRLMAYQESMLQDLGLHYRVIETAAGDLGTSAARKYDLEAWVPTQGTFRELTSTSNCTTFQARRLDIRYRTESGKTAPVATLNGTLATTRWLVAILETHQQADGSVVVPEVLRPFLGGVEVIEPR; encoded by the coding sequence GTGATTGACCCACAGCTGCTGCGCGACGATCCCGATGTCATCAAGGCCTCACAGGCTGCGCGCGGCGCCTCCGTCGAGGTCGTCGACCGGGCCGTCGCGGCGGACGCCGCGCGCCGCAGCGCGATCTCGTCGTTCGAGGCCCTGCGTGCCGAGCAGAACGCCTTCGGCAAGACCGTGGCCAAGGCGCCGAAGGACGAGAAGGCCGCGCTCGTGCAGCAGGCCCAGGCGCTCGCCGCCCAGGTGAAGGACGCGCAGGCAACCGTCTCCGCGGCCGAGGACACGTTCAACCAGGTCGTCCGCGCGATCCCGAACACCGTCCTGCCGGGTGTGCCAGCGGGCGGCGAGGACGACTTCGTCACGCTCAAGACGGTCGGCACGAAGCCGTCGTTCGACTTCGCGCCGCGCGACCACGCCGACCTCGGTGAGCTGCTCGACATCATCGACATCCCGCGCGGGGTGAAGGTGTCCGGCTCGCGCTTCTACTTCCTCAAGGGCCTCGGAGCCCGGCTCGAGATCGCGCTCATGTCGCTCGGGCTCGACCGCGCCGTGCAGCACGGGTTCACGCCGCTGATCACGCCGACGCTCGTGCGCCCCGAGACGATGGCGGGCACGGGCTTCCTCGGGGAGCACGCGGCCGAGGTCTACCGACTCGAGGCCGACGACCTGTACCTGACCGGCACCAGCGAGGTCGCCCTGGCCGGCTACCACGCCGACGAGATCCTGTCGTTCCCGGCCGACGACCCGGCACTGCGGTACGCCGGCTGGTCGACCTGCTACCGGCGCGAGGCCGGCTCGGCGGGCAAGGACAACCGCGGCATCCTCCGCGTGCACCAGTTCAACAAGCTCGAGATGTTCTCGTACGTGCACCCGGACCTGGCCGACGCCGAACACCAGCGGCTCATGGCGTACCAGGAGTCGATGCTGCAGGACCTCGGGCTGCACTACCGCGTGATCGAGACCGCCGCGGGCGACCTCGGCACGAGCGCGGCGCGCAAGTACGACCTCGAGGCCTGGGTCCCGACCCAGGGCACGTTCCGCGAGCTGACCTCGACGTCGAACTGCACCACGTTCCAGGCCCGGCGCCTGGACATCCGCTACCGCACCGAGAGCGGCAAGACGGCCCCGGTCGCCACGCTCAACGGCACGCTCGCGACCACCCGCTGGCTCGTCGCGATCCTCGAGACCCACCAGCAGGCCGACGGGTCGGTCGTGGTGCCCGAGGTGCTGCGGCCCTTCCTGGGCGGCGTCGAGGTGATCGAACCCCGATGA
- the pheA gene encoding prephenate dehydratase: MSQPDVEPDTYSYLGPAGTFTEAALKLVDAAAGKPWRSVNNVGEALDDVMSGRSVGAVIAIENSVDGGVSATQDALARIPGVRIVGEYLVPVDFVLVARPGTALADVRTVNAHPVAYAQTHHWLEANVRGHGHIPASSNVAAAAALLDDQPTADAAVAPPGITDHYDLAVLADSIGDNASAVTRFVLVSKTLAIPERTGSDKTSVIVELPADHPGALVDMLEQFATRGINMGLLSSRPIGDELGRYRFVIDLDGHVLDERVADALLGLRRFSPRVTFLGSYPRADRLESEVPLRYSDEAFVEARDWLRAIVAGEPGA; this comes from the coding sequence ATGAGCCAGCCCGACGTCGAGCCCGACACGTACAGCTACCTCGGACCCGCCGGCACCTTCACCGAGGCGGCCCTCAAGCTCGTCGACGCGGCGGCCGGCAAGCCCTGGCGCAGCGTGAACAACGTCGGCGAGGCCCTGGACGACGTCATGTCCGGCCGGTCCGTCGGGGCCGTCATCGCGATCGAGAACAGCGTCGACGGCGGGGTCAGCGCGACGCAGGACGCCCTCGCGCGCATCCCCGGCGTGCGCATCGTGGGGGAGTACCTGGTCCCCGTCGACTTCGTGCTCGTCGCCCGGCCCGGCACCGCGCTCGCCGACGTGCGGACCGTGAACGCGCACCCGGTGGCCTACGCCCAGACACACCACTGGCTCGAGGCGAACGTGCGCGGCCACGGCCACATCCCCGCGTCGTCGAACGTCGCCGCCGCGGCCGCGCTGCTCGACGACCAGCCGACCGCCGACGCCGCCGTGGCGCCCCCCGGCATCACCGACCACTACGACCTGGCGGTGCTGGCCGACTCGATCGGTGACAACGCCAGTGCCGTCACCCGGTTCGTGCTCGTCTCGAAGACCCTGGCGATCCCCGAGCGCACCGGATCGGACAAGACCAGCGTCATCGTCGAGCTGCCCGCCGACCACCCGGGGGCCCTGGTCGACATGCTCGAACAGTTCGCGACCCGGGGCATCAACATGGGGCTGCTGTCCTCGCGGCCGATCGGCGACGAGCTCGGTCGCTACCGGTTCGTCATCGACCTGGACGGGCACGTGCTCGACGAGCGGGTCGCGGACGCGCTGCTCGGCCTGCGGCGGTTCAGCCCGCGCGTGACGTTCCTCGGGTCGTACCCGCGCGCCGACCGGCTGGAGTCCGAGGTGCCGCTGCGCTACTCGGACGAGGCGTTCGTCGAGGCGCGGGACTGGCTGCGTGCGATCGTCGCCGGCGAGCCGGGGGCGTAG
- a CDS encoding SDR family oxidoreductase, with the protein MSDIIIFGGHGKVALLATRILSERGHHVTSVIRKPEQADEIAQHGGEATVADIQQLTLSGFEDLVRGKDAVLWSAGAGGGSVDRTWAIDRDAAVLSVQATARAGVERYVMVSWSGSELDHGVPQDDDFFAYAQSKMIADAVVRDSGLEWTIVAPSTLTDDEPTGAVDWDGTGAKVSRADVAHVVADVLESSGTAGSTYRFNSGSTPIADFLRADQA; encoded by the coding sequence ATGAGCGACATCATCATCTTCGGCGGCCACGGCAAGGTCGCACTCCTCGCGACGCGCATCCTCAGCGAGCGCGGTCACCACGTCACGTCCGTCATCCGCAAGCCCGAACAGGCCGACGAGATCGCCCAGCACGGCGGCGAGGCGACCGTCGCCGACATCCAGCAGCTGACCCTGTCGGGCTTCGAGGACCTGGTCCGTGGCAAGGACGCGGTCCTGTGGTCCGCGGGCGCCGGCGGGGGATCGGTCGACCGCACCTGGGCGATCGACCGCGATGCGGCCGTGCTGTCGGTGCAGGCCACCGCTCGCGCTGGCGTCGAGCGCTACGTGATGGTCTCCTGGTCGGGCTCCGAGCTCGACCACGGGGTGCCGCAGGACGACGACTTCTTCGCCTACGCCCAGTCGAAGATGATCGCCGACGCGGTGGTCCGTGACTCCGGCCTCGAGTGGACGATCGTCGCACCGAGCACCCTGACGGACGACGAGCCCACCGGCGCGGTCGACTGGGACGGCACGGGGGCGAAGGTCTCCCGTGCGGACGTCGCGCACGTGGTCGCCGACGTGCTCGAGTCCAGTGGCACCGCGGGCAGCACCTACCGCTTCAACAGCGGCAGCACCCCGATCGCCGACTTCCTCCGCGCCGACCAGGCCTGA
- a CDS encoding TetR/AcrR family transcriptional regulator, whose product MQPDQGRRAQLVEAAAVEFDRDGYATASIAGIARAAGVSQGTLHRWFPTKHALALAVIDEQNARTFHALQSVDPSPLVTLIRASRGVADLLMTDVVVRAGIRISLEHGVLAQQTASFYEQWIAGVVDVFRLAVASGEVRSDVAPEALGATLVPYFTGVQLVSNVRSGRADLLPAVSTMWQVLVHGVAERTHRRRLLRVVEETFIA is encoded by the coding sequence ATGCAGCCAGACCAGGGCCGGCGCGCGCAGCTCGTCGAGGCGGCCGCGGTCGAGTTCGACCGTGACGGCTACGCCACGGCGAGCATCGCCGGGATCGCTCGTGCTGCCGGGGTCTCCCAGGGGACCCTGCACCGGTGGTTCCCGACCAAGCACGCGCTGGCGCTCGCCGTCATCGACGAGCAGAACGCCCGGACCTTCCATGCGCTGCAGTCCGTCGACCCCTCGCCACTCGTCACGCTGATCCGCGCGTCGCGAGGGGTCGCCGACCTGCTGATGACCGACGTGGTGGTCCGGGCAGGCATCCGCATCTCGCTCGAGCACGGTGTCCTGGCGCAGCAGACGGCGAGCTTCTACGAGCAGTGGATCGCCGGCGTGGTCGACGTCTTCCGGCTGGCGGTCGCGAGCGGCGAGGTGCGCTCCGACGTGGCACCGGAGGCACTCGGCGCGACGCTCGTGCCGTACTTCACCGGTGTGCAGCTCGTGTCGAACGTGCGGTCGGGACGAGCGGACCTGCTGCCCGCGGTGTCGACGATGTGGCAGGTGCTGGTGCACGGGGTCGCCGAGCGGACCCACCGCCGACGACTGCTCCGCGTCGTCGAGGAGACCTTCATCGCCTGA
- a CDS encoding MarR family transcriptional regulator, which produces MTDEVPWLTRGQLRAWMKLVAVMELLPAALDQQLQRDADLTHFDYMVVAMLSETEGRTLRMSALASATNASLPRLSHVVSRLEKRGLVSRCPSADDRRATDVRLTDAGYATIVDAAPDHVRTARQFVIDALTDDQVEALDGITRSLLARLDPEGRFAAVTYPRDEDDTAICEARLTGTATD; this is translated from the coding sequence ATGACCGACGAGGTGCCCTGGCTGACGCGCGGACAACTGCGCGCCTGGATGAAGCTCGTCGCCGTCATGGAGCTGCTGCCGGCGGCGCTCGACCAGCAGCTGCAGCGTGACGCCGACCTGACGCACTTCGACTACATGGTCGTCGCGATGCTGTCCGAGACCGAGGGGCGCACGCTGCGGATGTCGGCCCTGGCCTCGGCGACGAACGCCTCGCTGCCCCGGTTGTCGCACGTGGTCTCCCGGCTCGAGAAGCGCGGGCTGGTGTCGCGGTGCCCCTCGGCGGACGACCGACGTGCCACCGACGTGCGGCTCACCGACGCCGGCTACGCGACCATCGTCGACGCGGCCCCGGACCACGTCCGCACGGCACGGCAGTTCGTGATCGACGCGCTGACCGACGACCAGGTCGAGGCGCTCGACGGCATCACCCGCTCGCTGCTGGCACGGCTCGATCCCGAGGGGCGCTTCGCCGCGGTGACCTACCCGCGGGACGAGGACGACACCGCGATCTGCGAGGCACGGCTGACGGGGACGGCGACGGACTGA
- a CDS encoding glycosyltransferase family 87 protein, translated as MRLRLGHPLSTVIAVVGVLALAGVIAVGITHLGFLRSGHRTPFVTWTLIAWAVFVIAVLALRSVPARLVTIIVLGGALVVGLAALVGPPNTSTDSARYAWDGIVQNAGVSPYAHTPQSEALAHLRPDWLFPDKVNGTCDNLKPRLHGLGDGADGHCVAINRVDVPTIYPPLAEMWFALVRLVVPTTAQYMPFQVAGLLVSLGVTVGLLVVLRRLGRPAWWAALWAWSPLVASEAVTNSHVDVLGAALATAGAVLVAFGRPIWGGIALGAATAAKLIPAIVYPPLLGRWRHWWAIPVGIAVFGLLYVPYVITTGAKVLGYLPGYLTEEGYEDGSRFALVSLVTEGDAGTVLVGLLVLAAAVVAWRLSDPARPWSGEVLMIGVTFLAVTPRYPWYALLLIPFVVLSGRWEWLSIALAIALRGVWPSVDAYRWWLGAAVLVIVVVTLVRTDRDDWLRWRDRLVPSRMRRPRPAPMSRDVSSQP; from the coding sequence ATGCGACTGCGACTCGGCCATCCCCTGTCCACAGTGATCGCCGTCGTCGGCGTGCTGGCCCTGGCGGGCGTCATCGCCGTCGGCATCACGCATCTGGGGTTCCTCCGGTCCGGTCATCGAACACCATTCGTCACGTGGACCCTGATCGCTTGGGCGGTGTTCGTCATCGCGGTCCTGGCGCTGCGGTCCGTCCCGGCACGACTGGTGACCATCATCGTCCTCGGCGGGGCGCTCGTGGTGGGACTCGCCGCACTGGTCGGCCCGCCGAACACGAGCACGGACTCCGCACGGTACGCCTGGGACGGCATCGTGCAGAACGCCGGGGTCTCGCCCTACGCACACACGCCGCAGTCCGAGGCCCTGGCACACCTGCGCCCGGACTGGCTGTTCCCGGACAAGGTGAACGGCACGTGCGACAACCTGAAGCCGCGGCTGCACGGGCTCGGCGACGGGGCGGACGGGCACTGCGTCGCGATCAACCGCGTGGACGTGCCGACGATCTACCCGCCGCTCGCCGAGATGTGGTTCGCCCTGGTGCGACTGGTCGTGCCGACGACCGCGCAGTACATGCCGTTCCAGGTGGCGGGCCTGCTCGTCTCGCTCGGGGTGACCGTCGGGCTGCTCGTCGTCCTGCGCCGCCTCGGTCGCCCGGCGTGGTGGGCGGCACTGTGGGCCTGGTCGCCGCTCGTCGCGTCCGAGGCCGTGACCAACTCGCACGTCGACGTGCTGGGAGCCGCGCTGGCCACGGCGGGCGCGGTGCTCGTGGCGTTCGGCCGGCCGATCTGGGGCGGGATCGCCCTCGGGGCCGCGACCGCCGCCAAGCTCATCCCGGCGATCGTCTACCCACCGCTGCTCGGGCGGTGGCGGCACTGGTGGGCGATCCCGGTCGGCATCGCCGTGTTCGGGCTGCTCTACGTGCCCTACGTCATCACGACGGGCGCGAAGGTGCTCGGGTACCTGCCGGGCTACCTGACCGAGGAGGGCTACGAGGACGGCTCCCGCTTCGCGCTCGTCTCGCTGGTGACGGAGGGCGACGCCGGCACCGTGCTCGTCGGGCTGCTCGTGCTGGCCGCGGCCGTGGTCGCTTGGCGGCTCTCGGACCCCGCACGCCCGTGGTCCGGCGAGGTCCTGATGATCGGCGTGACCTTCCTGGCCGTCACCCCGCGCTACCCCTGGTACGCGCTCCTGCTCATCCCGTTCGTGGTGCTGTCCGGCCGGTGGGAGTGGCTGTCGATCGCGCTCGCCATCGCCCTGCGCGGCGTGTGGCCCTCGGTCGACGCGTACCGGTGGTGGCTCGGCGCGGCGGTCCTCGTGATCGTCGTCGTCACGCTCGTCCGGACCGACCGCGACGACTGGCTCCGGTGGCGGGACCGACTCGTGCCGTCCCGCATGCGCCGTCCGCGACCGGCACCGATGTCGCGCGACGTATCATCGCAGCCATGA
- a CDS encoding HAD hydrolase family protein: MNDAHGTAATTRVKRWLVALDIDGTVMREDGVVTQATVDAIHAAAAAGHEVMLSTGRSEGMTVPVLDKIGLQPEYLVCANGAVTLRRSTAPTAINGYVRVHVETFDPTDVLQTIRGALSNAAYGVESPDGAYLLSGEFPDDAMTKHGSHVPFEQLLGVQATRVVVISPEHGLEEFLQIVDRMGLHKVSYNVGWTAWLDIAPEGVTKATAMERVREWFDIPRSRVFAAGDGRNDIDMLRWASTSGRGVAMGQAPSDVVDAASEITGGVTDDGLAAALDTLPR; the protein is encoded by the coding sequence ATGAACGACGCACACGGCACCGCCGCCACGACCCGCGTGAAGCGCTGGCTCGTCGCGCTCGACATCGACGGCACCGTCATGCGTGAGGACGGCGTCGTCACGCAGGCCACCGTCGACGCGATCCACGCCGCGGCGGCCGCGGGGCACGAGGTCATGCTCTCCACGGGTCGCAGCGAAGGGATGACCGTCCCCGTGCTCGACAAGATCGGCCTGCAGCCCGAGTACCTCGTCTGCGCGAACGGGGCCGTCACCCTGCGACGCTCCACCGCTCCGACAGCCATCAACGGGTACGTGCGCGTGCACGTCGAGACCTTCGACCCGACCGACGTGCTTCAGACCATCCGCGGCGCGCTGTCGAACGCCGCCTACGGTGTCGAGTCGCCCGACGGCGCCTACCTGCTGTCCGGGGAGTTCCCGGACGACGCCATGACGAAGCACGGCTCACACGTGCCGTTCGAGCAGCTGCTCGGCGTGCAGGCGACCCGTGTCGTGGTGATCTCCCCGGAGCACGGCCTCGAGGAGTTCCTGCAGATCGTCGACCGCATGGGCCTGCACAAGGTGTCGTACAACGTCGGGTGGACCGCCTGGCTCGACATCGCTCCCGAGGGTGTCACCAAGGCGACGGCGATGGAACGCGTGCGCGAGTGGTTCGACATCCCGCGATCGCGGGTGTTCGCCGCGGGTGACGGCCGCAACGACATCGACATGCTGCGGTGGGCGTCGACGTCCGGCCGCGGCGTCGCGATGGGGCAGGCGCCGTCCGACGTGGTCGACGCCGCGAGCGAGATCACGGGCGGGGTCACGGACGACGGCCTGGCGGCCGCGCTCGACACGCTGCCCCGGTAG
- a CDS encoding molybdopterin-dependent oxidoreductase, translated as MRRSLHDARSAMASPNRNARTAVVLGRLLGIAFLICFGTGVYSHFLQDPLPWMRFPTRPTQLYQFTQGLHITAGIAIIPLLFAKLNTVMPALAQDPPVRGVLHLLERVSIAVFVSAAVVQVGTGLVNTYQWYPWPFPFRQVHYALSFVLIGSLVIHIAAKLRIIARYWRKRDAYDAEGRFVYDGSVGSELPEYAVEARGGSATYPRGITGRVMRWADGAPTASATDGAESPRASRPVRRERIARRGFFAGVAAATAGVVVLTVGQSSKLGEPFNVFAPRRRHIGPNALPVNRTARAAGVLATATAADWTLTVAGPAVTRTFSRAELVALGMAQVELPISCVEGWSQMATWKGVRMRDLLAAVQADSGSSVRVTSLERHGGYRIMDMGPEYASDPTTLVALELNGSTLDLDHGFPARIIAPGRPGVLQTKWIERIEVRS; from the coding sequence GTGCGTCGCTCACTGCACGACGCCCGGTCCGCGATGGCGTCCCCGAACCGCAACGCCCGGACCGCTGTCGTGCTCGGCCGGCTGCTCGGCATCGCGTTCCTGATCTGCTTCGGCACCGGCGTCTACAGCCACTTCCTGCAGGACCCGCTGCCCTGGATGCGGTTCCCCACGCGGCCGACGCAGCTCTACCAGTTCACGCAGGGGCTCCACATCACCGCGGGGATCGCGATCATCCCGCTGCTGTTCGCCAAGCTCAACACGGTGATGCCCGCGCTCGCGCAGGACCCGCCGGTGCGCGGCGTGCTGCACCTGCTCGAGCGCGTGTCGATCGCGGTCTTCGTCTCCGCGGCCGTCGTGCAGGTCGGCACCGGGCTCGTGAACACCTACCAGTGGTACCCGTGGCCGTTCCCGTTCCGCCAGGTCCACTACGCGCTGTCGTTCGTGCTCATCGGCTCGCTCGTCATCCACATCGCCGCGAAGCTGCGGATCATCGCCCGCTACTGGCGGAAGCGGGACGCCTACGACGCCGAGGGCCGGTTCGTGTACGACGGGTCGGTGGGCAGCGAGCTGCCCGAGTACGCCGTGGAGGCCCGGGGCGGGTCCGCCACCTACCCGCGGGGGATCACTGGTCGCGTGATGCGCTGGGCCGACGGTGCGCCGACCGCCAGCGCGACCGACGGGGCGGAGTCGCCCCGGGCCTCCCGTCCGGTCCGGCGCGAGCGCATCGCGCGCCGCGGCTTCTTCGCCGGTGTCGCGGCCGCGACGGCCGGCGTCGTCGTCCTGACCGTGGGGCAGTCGTCCAAGCTCGGTGAGCCGTTCAACGTCTTCGCACCGCGCCGGCGCCACATCGGGCCGAACGCCCTGCCGGTGAACCGGACGGCGCGTGCCGCCGGGGTGCTGGCGACGGCGACGGCGGCCGACTGGACGCTCACGGTCGCGGGGCCTGCGGTGACGCGGACGTTCTCTCGTGCCGAGCTCGTCGCGCTGGGGATGGCCCAGGTCGAGCTGCCGATCTCGTGCGTCGAGGGGTGGAGTCAGATGGCGACGTGGAAGGGCGTGCGGATGCGCGACCTGCTGGCCGCGGTGCAGGCGGACTCGGGGTCGAGCGTCCGGGTGACCAGCCTCGAGCGCCACGGCGGCTACCGGATCATGGACATGGGGCCCGAGTACGCCTCGGACCCGACGACCCTGGTCGCGCTCGAGCTGAACGGCTCGACGCTCGACCTGGACCACGGTTTCCCGGCGCGGATCATCGCCCCCGGACGACCCGGCGTGCTGCAGACCAAGTGGATCGAGCGGATCGAGGTGCGGTCATGA
- a CDS encoding diacylglycerol kinase family protein, with the protein MSSPSETAPAQPDALASEQHTAAVVYNPVKVDLPTLKRTVERYQREAGWNETLWFETSEADPGGGMAREAIAAGVDVVAAAGGDGTVRAVAEVVWESDAALALLPSGTGNLLARNIPSPIDDMAASVHTIFRGEDRPIDIGTVGVEREDGSREQFGFLVMAGLGLDARMLANTKPELKKKVGWLAYVDSLIRSLRDADAFEFRYRLDGEGNRSVRAHSLIVGNCGTLQAGATLLPDAEIDDGVFDVVVMRPRGFFGWVRIAARMLWENAILRSVRRSALGHTAIGKRITTLAREERPLRYLRGEEFTARLEQPDEFEIDGDPVGKITAFKAQIHGGALRVRVAGPRDQTRATRQVRAHRH; encoded by the coding sequence ATGTCATCGCCCTCGGAGACCGCGCCCGCGCAGCCGGACGCCCTCGCCTCAGAGCAGCACACCGCCGCCGTCGTCTACAACCCCGTCAAGGTGGACCTCCCCACCCTCAAGCGGACGGTCGAGCGGTACCAGCGCGAAGCCGGCTGGAACGAGACCCTGTGGTTCGAGACGTCGGAAGCGGACCCGGGCGGCGGGATGGCACGCGAGGCCATCGCGGCCGGGGTCGACGTCGTCGCCGCTGCCGGCGGTGACGGCACCGTCCGCGCGGTCGCCGAGGTCGTGTGGGAGTCGGACGCGGCACTCGCGCTGCTGCCGAGCGGCACGGGCAACCTGCTCGCCCGGAACATCCCGTCCCCGATCGACGACATGGCGGCCAGCGTCCACACGATCTTCCGCGGCGAGGACCGACCCATCGACATCGGCACGGTCGGCGTCGAGCGCGAGGACGGGTCGCGCGAGCAGTTCGGCTTCCTGGTGATGGCCGGTCTCGGGCTGGACGCCCGCATGCTCGCGAACACGAAGCCCGAGCTGAAGAAGAAGGTCGGGTGGCTCGCCTACGTGGACTCGCTGATCCGGTCCCTCCGCGATGCCGACGCCTTCGAGTTCCGGTACCGCCTGGACGGCGAGGGCAACCGCTCGGTGCGCGCGCACTCGCTCATCGTCGGCAACTGCGGCACGCTGCAGGCCGGCGCGACGCTGCTGCCCGACGCCGAGATCGACGACGGCGTGTTCGACGTGGTCGTGATGCGTCCGCGAGGGTTCTTCGGGTGGGTCCGGATCGCCGCGCGCATGCTCTGGGAGAACGCGATCCTGCGGTCCGTCCGCCGATCTGCCCTCGGACACACCGCGATCGGCAAGCGCATCACCACGCTCGCCCGCGAGGAGCGTCCGCTGCGGTACCTGCGCGGCGAGGAGTTCACGGCGCGGCTCGAACAGCCCGACGAGTTCGAGATCGACGGGGACCCGGTGGGCAAGATCACGGCGTTCAAGGCGCAGATCCACGGGGGCGCCCTGCGGGTGCGGGTCGCGGGGCCGCGCGACCAGACTCGGGCCACGCGGCAGGTCCGGGCGCACCGGCACTGA